The nucleotide window CCGTCGCTTCGTACCTCACCACGCCGCTTCATAACTCACCACACCGCTTCATAACTCACCACGCCGCTTCACACCTCACCACACCGCTTCACAACTCACCAGACCGCTTCACACACCAAACAGCTCAGGATCATGCTGAGCTTAATTGAACATGCATGAGAGCTCAAGGAGCAGCACTTCGCGTACGCCCACAACTCCCCCTCCGGCCTGTTCGTGTGTGAACTCGCCGTCCTTTTTACTCCTTCGCGAAATCCTGTTTATGGAACGTGCGTCCACAAGtgtaaatgtatacatataagtttatacatatatgtgtatacatacTTTTCATTCCTGCAACTGTGCCTAATTTAAAAAGCTAAAAAGACAAACAAGCGGCTAACCGAGTTCgtaaaaacaattaaaaaataattaaaaaatagttaaaaataatttaaaataatttaaaataattcaaaataatttaaaataatttaaaataattttaaaacaaaacaaataaatttagttttaaaaaactaaTTAAGCAAAAACCAACCAACAAACCAGCAACCAAGTTAAAGCTAGTACAAAACTACCTTAAAGCCAAGCAAACGCaagtttcccttttgttacTCCCCCTTTTACATATCGAGCAATTTcgattattaattttttcctccattttatGCTGTTCTTTACTCCCTCATCGCGTATACGCCTACTTAAACGTAAATGTGCCGTCCTCCATACCTTATGTTGCATCTCATCGCCTTCGACGCTTTCGCcgcttccgccgctcccgAAGCTctgtcttccccttttttgtatgtAGAACCCCGCCTAAAACGCACACGCGCAACCCCCCCCATGTGGCGTTCTTTTGCTAGTACGTAACTTTCGTCCCGTTGTGTGTAGTTGTATGTGTCGATCGCGCCGCCCACCCCCATGCGTGTaacgcttcccccttttgcgtctACTCCCTTTTTCATGTGGAATTTTTCCAGCGCTCGCCAAATGCGAATGCCACGATTCCGTGCCTGCTCGTAAATTTGTGTGTCATCTCCTGTGCACCcgtgtgttaatttttttggaaagacGGCCACCTTTTTGTGTAAGTCAAACGAGGAGCAAAGAGTTTGCCTCAGTAAATCTcctttgtttctttttaccAGCTGCTTCTCCGCCGCTTCTCCGCCGCTTCTCCGCTGTttctccgcttcttccccccttgaaCTGCCACCATGAGGGAATTCAACCCGTTCGCCTTGCTCGCCCTGTGGGTTGCCATCCTAAGCGTCACGAGGACGTACAACATCAGGAACCTCGGCGGAGAGAACAACGTGAAGCACTTGAGATTCTCGGAAGAAGCAACGGCCGGGAGAAGCGCCGCCTTCAAGCACAGAGGAAGCCGCCTAAGCCGCAGCAAAGAAGAGCAGTTAATAACAGAGGATGACAGTCCCCTTGGGAGAGCCATCTTTATGCAGACGTCAGCCACGTTATCAAATTTAATGCATGACAGAGAGAGGGTACACTCCCCCCCCAGTCATGAGACCACCACGTATGTAATTACAGGGTCTGTCAAAGGGATAGCAGATGGGCAGCCAGTATCGATAGCACTAGGAGCTCAGTACTCAAATAGTTTCGACTCTTTAGATGTGATATCCCTAACGTCTGAGAATCCTCACTTCAAATTTATTGTTCATGGAGGAAGATATTACTTACGTACCTTTGGATCTACCTACTTAACACCCAGCGCTATTAAGCTGAATGTGCCTTGTTCCAAATGCAAGTTTGTAAATTCAGATTACAGCGACACAATTGAGATAACCCCTTACCCGAACGTTTCTAACTTGTTCTTATTCGAGTGGGAGCTCCAGTCAACCTCTCCCACTTCTTTGGAGCATATAAACGTGGTTCATAATGATGAAGCTGGGTGGACCCATGGGCACGATATGTCAAATGAGTTGAAGCTAGATTCGTCAGGATCTGCCGCCTCTTTGAAGGCATTTTACGGAATTGAGTTGATCGGGTATTGGGGTTCTGAATACTCAGATAGGCTTCTAAGCGTATTGTCTGGCTTCCCCGAATGTGTGCAGTTAGTGGCGTACGATAAGGAGGAGAGAGCTAACCAGAGGAAGCACCAGCGATGGATTCTGGTGCACGAGGATTTGGGGGCATTCGACATGGACGTGGAGATGTATGACGGGGATGATAAGGAGTATTCCAAGACGGTACGTGTGTCTAGCAGTGCATTTGAATATTCTAAGAAGCAGGTGAAGACAACGGGCAGCAATGGGTACTACTACTCGAGGAGGTTGGAAAAGGTCCTAATCAGATCCATCCTTGCAGATGATTATGGTCTGTTCGTCAACTACTTTGAGGAGAAGCACGGCGTTCGGTTGCTAGACCCTGAGAGGAACCCTTCCCAAGTGGAACAAGTCACCGGGTATTCGAAGAACGATTACCAGCCATGGAGTCAGAACGTGGAGGAGATAGTCGAATTGGCTACCTCATGGGATGAATATCCAAAGGGGTTTCAAAAAGTGAAAGGATTGAAATATTtggggagaaggaaaaatggaCTGAAACATCCCGTCTACCCAACGGCCCCCGCAGTTGCCTTCCCTGCAGGAGCTTCCCAAAATTCATTCATCGAGTTTATGGAATCTgcttttgtaaattataagGACATTTCTCATTTGGTGCTGCACGAAATAGGGCACTTCATCTACGTCAACACGGTGTCGGCAGAATTGAGGAAGGAATGGGTAGTCCAGGGTCAGTGGTACGAAGAGCCTCGATCTCCAAGCAAATGGGCCACTAAGAACGAAACCGGGTTCGTTTCTGCCTACGCGCATGATAAAACCCCCGGGGAGGATTTCGCAGAGTCTATAGCGTCGTTCGTTCTGAACCCGAAGCTGCTAAATTCGAGGAGCACTGACAAGTACAGCTGGATAAAGAAGAACCTCTTTAGTGGCGGCTTTTACGTCACTTCGGGAAAGCACAAATTTGAAGTCCTCAACTTGGGGAACCAAACCTTTTACTACCCAGGGAAGGTCAAAAAGATACGCGTCGAGGTTAAGGGAAGTCCCTCGGAGAGTAAAAAGGTGCAAATACATGTGGATCTGCTCTCCTCTAAGGGGAATAAGGGGTGCGCTAAGTACGCCCATGCGAGGTTCTTCTCGGAGCAGCAAACATTCAAGGATATCTTCTTCTACACAGCGGACCGCTCCGAGTGCAGCCATTCGTTGTATGCCGAGTTTGAAGTGAACGCCACAGAGAGTAAAGGCAAGTGGGTGGCCGAGTCTTTGACGTTCACAGGAGAGAATGATATAAAGCGGTAC belongs to Plasmodium vivax chromosome 3, whole genome shotgun sequence and includes:
- a CDS encoding hypothetical protein, conserved (encoded by transcript PVX_000815A) codes for the protein MREFNPFALLALWVAILSVTRTYNIRNLGGENNVKHLRFSEEATAGRSAAFKHRGSRLSRSKEEQLITEDDSPLGRAIFMQTSATLSNLMHDRERVHSPPSHETTTYVITGSVKGIADGQPVSIALGAQYSNSFDSLDVISLTSENPHFKFIVHGGRYYLRTFGSTYLTPSAIKLNVPCSKCKFVNSDYSDTIEITPYPNVSNLFLFEWELQSTSPTSLEHINVVHNDEAGWTHGHDMSNELKLDSSGSAASLKAFYGIELIGYWGSEYSDRLLSVLSGFPECVQLVAYDKEERANQRKHQRWILVHEDLGAFDMDVEMYDGDDKEYSKTVRVSSSAFEYSKKQVKTTGSNGYYYSRRLEKVLIRSILADDYGLFVNYFEEKHGVRLLDPERNPSQVEQVTGYSKNDYQPWSQNVEEIVELATSWDEYPKGFQKVKGLKYLGRRKNGLKHPVYPTAPAVAFPAGASQNSFIEFMESAFVNYKDISHLVLHEIGHFIYVNTVSAELRKEWVVQGQWYEEPRSPSKWATKNETGFVSAYAHDKTPGEDFAESIASFVLNPKLLNSRSTDKYSWIKKNLFSGGFYVTSGKHKFEVLNLGNQTFYYPGKVKKIRVEVKGSPSESKKVQIHVDLLSSKGNKGCAKYAHARFFSEQQTFKDIFFYTADRSECSHSLYAEFEVNATESKGKWVAESLTFTGENDIKRYTGLGSFVLYMYVNNQNEDVEQPLPLLDSVQIYPYNGRGSEDSLLRLSMLVLENSSLKIHGGTYANFASTDSESYSYGNHTYAAYDPQFDVDAMAKDYFVSDIATSGFRQVSIEACKAHTTMNVSNLKCFQVMNPVHVPRYCVGSRYYFRQFAVEDDAGNQNVMNVTSDKYYADLRSSSRRDMVQPTITGVRVTSKPANDQHDGETEVTVQFGVYDDLSGVYYVYIHLRDPHGGIHSSHVNRTLLPQGKDYKQVTHTILLPKGSMAGTWILDEIKAVDLCKNESRNVYSYSVFVDNS